The sequence GACAGGATCACGCCGATCGGGTTCTCCTGGCCGTCGACGGTGCCCTGCTGGAGCGCGGTGAACAGCTCGGGGAACGCCATCGGGGTCGGCAGCACGCCGAGCTCCTGGAAGGCGCGCATGTGCACCTGGTTCTCCATGGTGCGCACCTTGAGGCCCTGCGTGTCCTCCGGCGTGCGGATCGGGCGCACGTTGTTGGTCAGGTTGCGGAAGCCGTTCTCGCCCCAGGCGAGCGCGACCAGGCCGTGGTTCGGGAACTGATCGAGGATCTCCTGGCCGATCGGCCCGTCGAGCACGGCATGGGCGTGCTCGTAGTCGCGGAACAGGAAGGGGATGTCGGTGATCAGCGTGTCCGGCACGAAGTTGCCGACCGGGCCCGTCGAGGTGATGACGAGATCCACCGTGCCGATCTGCGCGCCCTCGACCATCTCGCGCTCGCCGCCCAGCGCGTTCGCCGGGAACTGGGCGATGGTGAACTGCCCGCCGGAGAGCCGCTCGAGCTCCTCGGCCATGGCGGTCGCGCCGACGCCGTAATGCGAGGTGGGCGCGAGCGAGTAGCCGAGCTTGAGCTCCTGCTGCGCCTGCGCGCCGCCGACGCCGAGCGCCACGAGCGCCGCGCCGGCGAGCGCGGCCTTGAGGGTCTGATGCATCATCTGCCTTGGTCCTCCCAGAGGTCTTGCTTCGTTGAACCGAGCCGGACGGTCTGCGCCGCCCGGATGATCTCGCCACGCGTCAGGGCAGCGCCTCGAGCGCGCGGGCGAAGAAGTCGTCGTCGCCGAAATTGCCGGATTTCAGCGCGAGCGCCAGCGCCCCGGCCGGGGCGCCGAGCGCGAGGGTCGCCGGCACGCCGGGCGCGATCTCGCGGCCGATGCGCAGGGCCTTGACCTGGAGCGCGTCGACGACGGCGCCCGACGTCTCGCCGCCGGCGACGACGAGCCGACGCAGGCCGTAGGCGACGAGATGCTCGGCGATGCGCGCGAGGAGCCCCTCGAGCGCCGCGCCCGCCTGCGCCGCGCCGTAGCGCGCCTGAACGGCGGCGACGGCGTCCGGATCGGC comes from Salinarimonas sp. and encodes:
- a CDS encoding TRAP transporter substrate-binding protein, with amino-acid sequence MMHQTLKAALAGAALVALGVGGAQAQQELKLGYSLAPTSHYGVGATAMAEELERLSGGQFTIAQFPANALGGEREMVEGAQIGTVDLVITSTGPVGNFVPDTLITDIPFLFRDYEHAHAVLDGPIGQEILDQFPNHGLVALAWGENGFRNLTNNVRPIRTPEDTQGLKVRTMENQVHMRAFQELGVLPTPMAFPELFTALQQGTVDGQENPIGVILSANFAQVQDHLTLTQHVYSPALIIMSPMVWEGLSDEEKGWFEQAAQAGAAAMRLKVREDAENGVATLQEQGMQVVEDVDRAAFEAALAPAFAEFAERFGQEKIDAIRNTGM